The Urbifossiella limnaea nucleotide sequence GCCGGTGCCCCCGAGCTGCCACCTCGCTCTGGCCGGGGCGACGGTGCTGGCGAACCTGTCGGCCAGCAACGAGGCGATCGGCAAGGCCGGCTACCGCAAGCAGCTGATCGGCTGCCAGAGCGGCCGCTGCCTCGCGGCGTACATCTACGCCGCCGCCGGCGTCGGCGAGTCCACCACGGACCTCGTCTTCGGCGGGCAAAACGTCATCGCCGAGAACGGCGCCGTCCTCGCGGAAGCGCCGCGGTTCCGGCGCGACGGCTCCCTCACCGTCGCCGACCTCGACCTCGACCACCTCCGGCACGACCGCGTCCAGACGAACACGTTCAACGACAGCCGCCGCGACCACGCCCGGCTGGTGCGCCGCGTGTCGTTCGCGCTCGACCCGGCGCCGCGCACCCCGGACCTGCGGCGGTTCGTGGACGCGGCTCCGTTCGTGCCCAAAGACCCGGCCACGCTCCACGAGCGGTGCGACGAAATCTTCCACACCCAGGTCGCGGGCCTCGCCAAGCGCCTCACCGCGTCCGACACGCAGGCCGTGTCGATCGGCGTGTCCGGCGGCCTCGACTCGACGCTCGCCCTGCTCGTGGCGTGCAAGACGTTTGACGCCCTCGGCCGCCCGCGCGGCGGCATCCGGGCGCTGACGATGCCGGGCTTCGGCACCACCGGTCGCACCCTGGCGAACGCCCGCGCCCTGATGGCGGCGCTCGGCGTGGGCGTGCGGGAGGCCGACATCCGCGGCCTGTGCCTGGAGCAGATGCGGGCCCTCGGCCACGCCCCGTTCGGCCTGCCGCTGGCGGGGGAAACCGTCGAGACGCTCGGCGAGAAGCTGCGCCACCTCCCCGCGGACCGGCGGAACGACCTGGTCTTCGAGAACGTGCAGGCCCGCGTCCGCACCAGCCTGCTGATGAACGCCGGGTTCGTGGTCGGCACCGGCGACCTGTCGGAGCTGGCGCTCGGGTGGTGTACCTACAACGCCGACCACATGAGCATGTACAACCCGAACGTGAGCGTCCCCAAGACGCTGGTCAAGTTCCTGGTCGGCTGGGCCGCCGACCACGAGTTCGACGGCGCCACCCGCGGCACCCTTCACGACGTGGTCGGCACCGAGATCTCGCCCGAGCTGCTGCCCGTGGCCGCGGACGGCACGGCGACGCAGCCGACGGAGGCGACGGTCGGCCCGTACGAGCTGGTGGACTTCTTCCTGTACCACCTGCTGCGGTGGGGCGCGGAGCCGGCGAAGGTGCTGTTCCTGGCGCGGCACGCGCGCTTCTCGCGGCCCTACACGGCGGCGGAGGTGAAGGCGTGGCTGGTGGTGTTCCTGCGGCGGTTCTTCGCGAGCCAGTTCAAGCGGAGCTGCCTGCCGGACGGGCCGAAGGTGGGGTCGGTGAGCCTGTCGCCGCGCGGCGACTGGCGGATGCCGAGCGACGCCGCGGCGCGGGCGTGGCTGGCGGCCGCGGAGTCGGCGTGACGCCCGGCGAGCCGGGGGCGGACGCCCCCGGCTCGCCGGACTTGCTTACCCCCACGTCACCAGGCCGGGCTCGAACAGGTGCGGCAGGTCGGCGTGCTTCGGCAGCACCCGCACCCCGAACCCGAACTGCCCGCTCGCCGAGCACGGCACCTTCCCGGCGTACGTCACCAGGCCCGCCCCCGAGCCGTTCTTCGAGAACGACCCCTCCGGCAGCAGCGCCATCGCCCGCGGCTCGGTGATCTCGCCCAGCGCGCCCAGCACGCCGTAGCACAGCTGCACCTCCACGTCGTCCGGGTGGAACGACCCCAGCTGCACCCGCACCGTCACCGGGAACGCGCCGCCGACGCGGTGCGTCGCCCCCGCCGGCGCCTCCACGCCCTCCACCCGCACCTGGCCCCAGTCGCCGCCGACGCGCTTCCGCCACCCGGCCAACGCCTTCGCCGCCGTCAGGTGGTTCGCCCCCAGCTTGGCGTACCGGCGGTGGCTCGGCAGGTAGCACCGCTCGGCGTACTCCTCCACCATCCGGTTCGTGTTGAACACCGGCACGCACGTCATGATCGACCGCTTCATCCGCCGGATCCAGCCGCGCGGCAGGCCGTCCGCCCCGCGGGTGTAGAACAGCGGCACCACGTCCTGCTCGATCTGGTCGTACAGGCTGCGGCTCTCCACCTCGTCCTGGTACGCCAGGTCCGTGTACTCCTCGCCGGCGCCGATCGCCCAGCCGTTGTCGCCGTCGTACCCCTCCACCCACCACCCGTCGAGGATGCTCAGGTTCAGCCCGCCGTTCACCGGCACCTTCATGCCGCTGGTGCCCGAGGCTTCGAGCGGCCGGCGCGGGTTGTTCAGCCACACGTCCACGCCCTGGACGAGGTACCGGGCGACGTTCATGTCGTAGTCTTCGAGGAACACGACCCGCCGCCGCAGCTCCGAGCGGCGGGCCATCTGCACGACGCGGGCGATCAGCTCCTTGCCGCCCTGGTCCTTCGGGTGGGCCTTGCCGCTGAAGATGAACTGCACCGGCCGGTCCTTGTCGTTGACCAGCTTCACGATCCGCTCGATGTTCCGGAAGATCAGGTCGCCGCGCTTGTACGTGGCGAACCGGCGGGCGAACCCGATCGTCAACGCGTCCGGGTCGAGCACCTCGTCGGCGGCGTCCACCTCGCTCGGCGGCGAGCCGCGGCGCTTCAGCTGCGCCTTCAGCCGCTGCCGCGCGAAGGCGACGAGCCGCTCGCGGCCGCGCTCGTGGGTGCGCCACAGCTCGGCGTCGGGGATGTGCTCGACGCGCTTCCACACGGCGTAATCCGTCGGCTTCGCCTCCCACTGCACGGCGAGGTAGCGGTCGTACAGCTGACCCACCTCCGGCGACAGCCAGCTCTGGGTGTGGACGCCGTTGGTGATGCTGGAGATCGGCACCTCGTCGGCCGGCAGGCCCGGCCAGATTTCGTGCCACATCTTCCGGGACACGCTGCCGTGCAGCTTGCTCACGCCGTTCGAGGTGTTGGCCAGCTTGAGCGCGAGCACGGTCATGCCGAACGGCTCGCCGTCGTTGGTCGGGTGCTGGCGGCCGAGCGCGAGCAGGCCGGCGCGGTCCACGCCCATCGCGGCCATGTACCCGCCCAAGTACTCGTCGATCATGACGACGGGGAAGGCGTCGTTGCCGGCGGGCACCGGCGTGTGGGTGGTGAAGCAGGTGCCGGCCTTGACGAACTCGGCGGCGGCCGCGAAGTCGAGCTTGTGCTCCTCCATCGCCACGCGGACGCGCTCCAGGGCGGCGAACGCGGCGTGCCCCTCGTTCATGTGGACGACGGTGGGCACCACGCCGACGGCCCGCAGGGCGCGGATGCCGCCGATGCCGAGGATGATCTCCTGCTGGATGCGGGTGTGGTGGTCGCCGCCGTACAGCTGCGCCGTGATGGCGCGGTCCTCGGGGCGGTTCTCGGGGATGTTGGCGTCGAGCAGGTACAGCGGCACCCGGCCGACCTGGATGTGCCAGATCTTCAGCTTCAGCTCGCGGCCCGGCAGCGGCACCGACACCAGCACGGGGTTGCCGGCGGCGTCCAGCTGCGGGATCAGCGGCAGGGTGAAGAAGTCGTTCTCGGGGTAGCGCTCCTGCTGCCAGCCGTCCACGTTCAGGTACTGGCGGAAGTAGCCCTCGCGGTACATGAGGCTGACGCCGACGAGCGGCAGGCCGAGGTCGCTGGCGCTCTTGAGGTGGTCGCCGGCGAGGACGCCGAGGCCGCCGCTGTACACGGGCACGCTCTCGTGGATCCCGAACTCGGCCGAGAAGTAGGCGATCTTCAGGTCGCCGTCGGTGGCCCCGTGCGCCTCGCGGAACCAGGTCGGCGCCTTGAGGTAGTGGTCGAGCGCCGCGGCGACGCGGTCCATGTGCGCGAGGAAGCCGTCGTCCCCTTCCAGTTCGACGAGGCGGTCCTGCGACGTGGCGGCCAGCAGCCGGATGGGGCTGTGGTCGAGCATCTCAAACAGGTCGGGGTTGACGCGGCGGAACAGCGCGACGGCGTCGGCGTTCCAGCACCACCACAGGTTGTAGGCGAGCGTGTTGAGAGGCTTGAGACGCTCCGGGATGCTGGGCAGGACCGTGTACGTGCGGATCGAGCGACCGGGCATGAAGACCCCCGAAGAACGCGTGGTAGCCGGTCGGTCGGGAGATGGCCCGCGAACCGGGCCGACCAGTCCGGTAGAACTGGGGTAGTTTAGAGAGACTGGAACGGCGATTCAATTCGGACTGCGGTGTCGGCGGAAGTGGTTGCGGAGTAGCAGGATAGTCCCCGAAGTCGGCCCCGCAAGGGCTCGGAGCGTTCGATTCCCCCGGACCCCTTACGGGGCCGGCTCCGGGGGCGTGACCACGGTCCCTTCCGGCGGGCAGCCGGCGTCGAGGTAGCCTTGCAGGATTAGCTGCGCCGCCACGCGGTCGCGGCGCTCCTTCCGCTGCTTCGGGTTCAGCTTCGCCAGCCGCAGGAAGTCCTCGGCCGCGGCCGTCGTGCAGCGCTCGTCCCACCACACCACCGGAAGGCCGGTCACGCCCGCGAGCCACGCGCCGAACACGCGCGACTCCTTCGCCTTGATCCCCTCCTCGCCGCCCGTGTGGAGTGGTAGCCCGACCACCACCCCCACCACCCGCTCGGCGGCGACCAGTTTGGCGAAGTACGGTCCGTCCAGCGCCGGCCCGCGGACGACGTACGTCTCCAGCGGCGACGCGACGAGCCGGTCGGGGTCGGACACGGCCAGCCCGATCCGGACGGTGCCGGGGTCGAAGCCCAGGAGTCGTCCCGGGGACTTTGGGACGGGGGGACTCAGGGACGCAGGGACGGAAGTCGAGCCCGCTTCCTCCGTCCCTGAGTCCCTGAGTCCCTGAGTCCCTGAGTCCCTGAGTCCCCCAGTCACAGGTAGCGCTCCAGGCCGCGGGCGCGGATCGCGTCCACCAGCTTCTTCACCTCGCCCTCACGGTCCTTCGACGCCACCAGCGTCGCGTCGCCGTTCTGGATGATGATCAAATCCGTCACCCCCAGCGTGCCGACGAGGTGCCCGGCGTCCGACACGATCACGCAGCCGCCCGTCTCGACGCCGACGTGCAGCCCCTGTACGGTGTTCCGCGCCGCGTCCTGCGGGTTGCGACGCTCCAGCGCCAGCCAGCTCCCCACGTCGTCCCACTGGTACGGGGCGTGGAGCACCAGCACCTTGCCGGCCTTTCCCGCGTCCTGCATCACCGCGTAGTCGATGCTCACCTTCTCGGCGGCGGCGTACTCGGCGCGGAACACGCGGTCGAAGTCGGGCGTGCCCCACGCCGCGGCGATGCGCTGTACCGTGTCGTGCAGCGTCGGCTTGTTCGCCCTCAGCTCGCCGAGCACGGCCGCGGGCTTCCACACGAAGATGCCGGCGTTCCACAGGTGCCGGCCGCCCACGACGTACCTCTCGGCCGTCGCATCGTCCGGCTTCTCGACGAACGCCGCCACCTTCGACGCCTGCACGCCCTGCCGCGTGCCCGCGCCGCCGGCGAGTTCGATGTAGCCGTAGCCGGTGCTGGGGAACGTCGGCGGGATGCCGAACGTCAGCAGCGACGTGGGGTTCTCGTTCGCCAGCTGCTCCGCGGCGTGGACGGCGCGGTGGAACTCGGCGACGGGCTCGATGACGTGGTCGGCCGGCATCACGATGATGGTCGCGTCCGGGTCGTCCTTCGCGATGATCGCCGCGCCGAGGCCGACGCACGCGGCGGTGTCGCGGCGGGCCGGCTCGCCGATGACGTGGCTCGCCGGCAGTTCCGGCAGCTGCGCCGCGCTGTCGGCGACGTAGGCGTCGCCGGTGAGGACCCACGTTCGTTCAGGCGGCACTTGCGCCGAGATGCGATCGACCGTTTCCTGCAGCAGGGTGCGGTCGCCGGCGAAGGAGAGGAACTGTTTGGGCCGGCGGTCGCGGCTGCGCGGCCAGAACCGGGTGCCGCCGCCGCCGGCCATGATCATCGCGTGGAGCATCGGGCGTGGGGTCCTTAGCGCAGGTGGGTCGGGCCGGTGACGGCGAGGCCAGGGGGAATCTTCGAGCGCAGCTCGGCCGCGTCAAGCGCCAGCAGCGGCGACACCTCGACCGCGTGGCCGTGCGTCGTCACGCCGGCCGCCTCCAGCCAGCCGGCGTGTAGCGCGATCAGCGCGGCGCGCACCGTCTCGGGCGAGTCGGGGCCGGTGGCGTTCTTCAGCGGCGCGAACTCCTCCGCCCGCGGCGTCTCGACCGTCAGCCACCGCTCGGCCATCGGCAGCGCGTCGAATACGAACAGCTCGAACTTCAGCGCCTCGACCTCGCCGCCGGCCGTCGGCACCGTCTTGCGCGCCAGGTGGTACGCCAGCCCGCCGCGGCCCGTGACGCGGCCCAGGAACGGCACCGAGAACAGGTGAATCGCCGGGCTGCCGGCGCGGAACCGCAGGCGGCCGTCGGCCTCGCGCTCGGCCGCCATCTCCGCCGGCAGGTCGGAGTACTCGATGATGCCGCAGCGGCCGTCGACCGCCGCCAGGATGCCGACCTTCTCGCCCGGCTGCTCCTTGAGGACCACCTTCGACGACACCTCGGCCGCGGCCGCGAGGTGCCGGCCGACGAAGCCCGGGTCGCAGACCTTCACCAGCGGGTTGTCCACCTGAAAGTAGAAGACGTGCTCCACGCCGCGCGTCCGCAGGTCGGCGAGCAGTCCGGTCTCGGCCAGCGCGGTGAGCGTGCCGCCGTGGCCGTTCGGGCTCTCGAAGAGTTTGCCCGGCCGCTCCAGGATCAGCCGCCCGGTCGCCCGCTCGACCGCCGGCATCGTCCCCTGCTGGAAGAACACCACGTCGGGTTCCGCGAGCCCGAAGAAGCGCTCGGCGCGGAAGTAGGCCTCGGTCTCGGCGTGGGTGGCGGGGCTGGTCATGACCAGCAGCGGGACCGGCTTGCCGTAGCGACGCGACAGCGCCAGCACCTTCTCGGCGTGAATCCGGAACAGGGTCGCGCCGCTGACCGGGCCGACGGGGTACATCCCCTTCGGCTGGTCGGAGCCGAGCCGCGTCCCCTGCCCGCCGGCGACCAGCAGCGCCGCCACCGCCCCGGCGCGGAGGGCCGCCTCGCCACGGGCCACGGCTTCGGCGGTCGCCGGCGCTTCGAGCGGCACGGGGGCGATGCGGTGGCGCGGCGGCAGCGCGGCGTGCGGCTCGTCCTTGCGGCGGTAAAGCGCGTCCAGTTCGCCGAGGTCGATGCCGGCGAGTTGCGCGACGAGCGCGCCCCGGTCCGCCGGCGCGAGGGCGTCCCAGCCGGCGAGGACGTGCTCCTGGCCGTGGGCCGCGAGGCGGTGCCGTAGGTCGGGGGGGACGTGGGTCATGGGTGCGCTACGCCGCGAGCGGCGGAAGAATTAGAACTCGAACTCGAGCCCGTCGTACCCCAGCTCGACGCCCGGCGGCAACCCCGCGCTGATCGCGTCGTGGTCCATCAAGTGCCCGAGGTGCGTCAGGTACGCCCGCCGCGGCTGCACCCGGTCGATCACCTCCAGCGCCTGCTCCAGGCTGAAGTGCGACGGGTGCGGCTTCAGCGGCCGCAGCGCCCCGAGGATCAGCACGTCCAGCCCCTCCAGCAGCGGCCAGCTCCGGTCGGGGATGCCGCTCACGTCGGTGCAGTAGGCCAGGTTCCCGACGCGGAAGCCGTACACGTGGAACCGGCCGTGCGCGAACGGGATCGGCGTCACGAGTTCGCCGCACGCC carries:
- a CDS encoding NAD(+) synthase, whose protein sequence is MTSHGFLRAAAATPELVVADPAANARHTIALLAEAEARGVSLVVFPEMGLTGYTCGDLFHTRTLPRAADEALAEVLAFTESGFRGVAVVGLPVVLDGQLFNCAAVLNGGSVLGVVPKAYLPNYKEFYDARYYSPAANAVSKYAAVAGRHAPFGTDLLFVCENVPDFVLGVEVCEDLWVPVPPSCHLALAGATVLANLSASNEAIGKAGYRKQLIGCQSGRCLAAYIYAAAGVGESTTDLVFGGQNVIAENGAVLAEAPRFRRDGSLTVADLDLDHLRHDRVQTNTFNDSRRDHARLVRRVSFALDPAPRTPDLRRFVDAAPFVPKDPATLHERCDEIFHTQVAGLAKRLTASDTQAVSIGVSGGLDSTLALLVACKTFDALGRPRGGIRALTMPGFGTTGRTLANARALMAALGVGVREADIRGLCLEQMRALGHAPFGLPLAGETVETLGEKLRHLPADRRNDLVFENVQARVRTSLLMNAGFVVGTGDLSELALGWCTYNADHMSMYNPNVSVPKTLVKFLVGWAADHEFDGATRGTLHDVVGTEISPELLPVAADGTATQPTEATVGPYELVDFFLYHLLRWGAEPAKVLFLARHARFSRPYTAAEVKAWLVVFLRRFFASQFKRSCLPDGPKVGSVSLSPRGDWRMPSDAAARAWLAAAESA
- the glgP gene encoding alpha-glucan family phosphorylase, yielding MPGRSIRTYTVLPSIPERLKPLNTLAYNLWWCWNADAVALFRRVNPDLFEMLDHSPIRLLAATSQDRLVELEGDDGFLAHMDRVAAALDHYLKAPTWFREAHGATDGDLKIAYFSAEFGIHESVPVYSGGLGVLAGDHLKSASDLGLPLVGVSLMYREGYFRQYLNVDGWQQERYPENDFFTLPLIPQLDAAGNPVLVSVPLPGRELKLKIWHIQVGRVPLYLLDANIPENRPEDRAITAQLYGGDHHTRIQQEIILGIGGIRALRAVGVVPTVVHMNEGHAAFAALERVRVAMEEHKLDFAAAAEFVKAGTCFTTHTPVPAGNDAFPVVMIDEYLGGYMAAMGVDRAGLLALGRQHPTNDGEPFGMTVLALKLANTSNGVSKLHGSVSRKMWHEIWPGLPADEVPISSITNGVHTQSWLSPEVGQLYDRYLAVQWEAKPTDYAVWKRVEHIPDAELWRTHERGRERLVAFARQRLKAQLKRRGSPPSEVDAADEVLDPDALTIGFARRFATYKRGDLIFRNIERIVKLVNDKDRPVQFIFSGKAHPKDQGGKELIARVVQMARRSELRRRVVFLEDYDMNVARYLVQGVDVWLNNPRRPLEASGTSGMKVPVNGGLNLSILDGWWVEGYDGDNGWAIGAGEEYTDLAYQDEVESRSLYDQIEQDVVPLFYTRGADGLPRGWIRRMKRSIMTCVPVFNTNRMVEEYAERCYLPSHRRYAKLGANHLTAAKALAGWRKRVGGDWGQVRVEGVEAPAGATHRVGGAFPVTVRVQLGSFHPDDVEVQLCYGVLGALGEITEPRAMALLPEGSFSKNGSGAGLVTYAGKVPCSASGQFGFGVRVLPKHADLPHLFEPGLVTWG
- the ruvX gene encoding Holliday junction resolvase RuvX, whose amino-acid sequence is MTGGLRDSGTQGLRDSGTEEAGSTSVPASLSPPVPKSPGRLLGFDPGTVRIGLAVSDPDRLVASPLETYVVRGPALDGPYFAKLVAAERVVGVVVGLPLHTGGEEGIKAKESRVFGAWLAGVTGLPVVWWDERCTTAAAEDFLRLAKLNPKQRKERRDRVAAQLILQGYLDAGCPPEGTVVTPPEPAP
- a CDS encoding mannose-1-phosphate guanylyltransferase, with product MLHAMIMAGGGGTRFWPRSRDRRPKQFLSFAGDRTLLQETVDRISAQVPPERTWVLTGDAYVADSAAQLPELPASHVIGEPARRDTAACVGLGAAIIAKDDPDATIIVMPADHVIEPVAEFHRAVHAAEQLANENPTSLLTFGIPPTFPSTGYGYIELAGGAGTRQGVQASKVAAFVEKPDDATAERYVVGGRHLWNAGIFVWKPAAVLGELRANKPTLHDTVQRIAAAWGTPDFDRVFRAEYAAAEKVSIDYAVMQDAGKAGKVLVLHAPYQWDDVGSWLALERRNPQDAARNTVQGLHVGVETGGCVIVSDAGHLVGTLGVTDLIIIQNGDATLVASKDREGEVKKLVDAIRARGLERYL
- a CDS encoding UTP--glucose-1-phosphate uridylyltransferase gives rise to the protein MTHVPPDLRHRLAAHGQEHVLAGWDALAPADRGALVAQLAGIDLGELDALYRRKDEPHAALPPRHRIAPVPLEAPATAEAVARGEAALRAGAVAALLVAGGQGTRLGSDQPKGMYPVGPVSGATLFRIHAEKVLALSRRYGKPVPLLVMTSPATHAETEAYFRAERFFGLAEPDVVFFQQGTMPAVERATGRLILERPGKLFESPNGHGGTLTALAETGLLADLRTRGVEHVFYFQVDNPLVKVCDPGFVGRHLAAAAEVSSKVVLKEQPGEKVGILAAVDGRCGIIEYSDLPAEMAAEREADGRLRFRAGSPAIHLFSVPFLGRVTGRGGLAYHLARKTVPTAGGEVEALKFELFVFDALPMAERWLTVETPRAEEFAPLKNATGPDSPETVRAALIALHAGWLEAAGVTTHGHAVEVSPLLALDAAELRSKIPPGLAVTGPTHLR